GTCGGTCTTATCTGTCTCACCTTAGGCGAATATGCCCCTTGGTATATTGTGTTTCCGGTAGCGATTGTTGTCGGCGGCTTATTTGGCGCAGCTTGGGCATTTATCCCTGCTTACTTACAAGCCAAACGCGGCTCACACATCGTGATCACCACCATCATGTTTAACTTTATTGCCTCATCGCTGATGGCGTATTTGTTGGTCGATATCCTCAAGCCAGAAACGACAATGGCAACAGAAAGCCGTGTCTTTGCAGTTTCAAGTTGGCTACCAAAGATGCATGAGATCCTCGCGGTCGTTGGGATTGAGATGGCACCAAGCCCAATGAACCTGAGCTTTATCTTTGCTCTTTTATGCTGTGTGTTTGTGTGGCTACTGATGTGGCACTCACGCTGGGGTTACGAAATCCGCTCTGTGGGCTCTAACCCATCAGCTGCTGATTACGCAGGCATCAAGTATGTGAAAATCATCATCTTAACCATGCTTATCTCTGGCATGTTGGCAGGCTTCTTTGGCCTCAACGTACTTCAAGGTGAACTGCACCAAATCAAGCTGAACTTCGTTGAAGGCTTTGGCTTTACCGGTATCGCTGTCGCACTTATGGGTCGTAACCACCCGGTAGGTGTACTGCTGGCAAGCTTGCTGTTCGGCTTCTTATACCAAGGCGGTGCGGAGCTGAGCTTTGAGTACGGTGTTGACCGAAACATCGTTGTGGTACTGCAAGGTTTGGTGATCCTATTCTCTGGCGCACTGGAGCACATGTTCCGTCCTTCTCTAGAGAGAACCTACCTCAAACTGTTCGGCAAAAAACAAGCTGAACAACAAGCAGAGAAAGGAGTCGCTTGATTATGTTTGAAACGATTATTCTCATGCTTGATGCCACAATGCGTGTGGCAACCCCGCTTATCCTTGCCTCACTTGCCGGTATGTTTTGTGAACGCTCGGGTATCGTTAACATCGCTCTAGAAGGCAAGTTGCTCGCGTCGGCGTTTGCTGGTGCAGCTATGGCACATATTACTGGCTCGGCTTGGCTTGGTCTGTTTGCAGGCATTGGCGTATCTGTGTTACTTGCCCTGCTCCACGGCTTTGCTTCGATCACCCACCGCGGAGATCAAGTGGTCAGTGGTATGGCAATCAACATCCTCGCTGCCGGTCTCACCATTACCCTTGGTCGTCACTGGTTCCAACAAGGTGGTCAAACACCAGCACTATCTGGCAACGCACGATTTGCGCCTATCACCTTCCCGGGTG
The Vibrio sp. CB1-14 DNA segment above includes these coding regions:
- a CDS encoding ABC transporter permease produces the protein MSQAKVPAWVTVALLPAINVLVAFLVSALLFMYIDINPIDAAKVMWTGAFGYAEGFGYTMYYATGFIFTGLAVAVAFHAGLFNIGGEGQAYIGGLGVGLICLTLGEYAPWYIVFPVAIVVGGLFGAAWAFIPAYLQAKRGSHIVITTIMFNFIASSLMAYLLVDILKPETTMATESRVFAVSSWLPKMHEILAVVGIEMAPSPMNLSFIFALLCCVFVWLLMWHSRWGYEIRSVGSNPSAADYAGIKYVKIIILTMLISGMLAGFFGLNVLQGELHQIKLNFVEGFGFTGIAVALMGRNHPVGVLLASLLFGFLYQGGAELSFEYGVDRNIVVVLQGLVILFSGALEHMFRPSLERTYLKLFGKKQAEQQAEKGVA